Genomic segment of Zingiber officinale cultivar Zhangliang chromosome 11B, Zo_v1.1, whole genome shotgun sequence:
TGATTAATTAGTTTCTTTCTCTACCAAACCTAAAATTCTTTACCACTGTAACTACTTTCTTTTTGAAGTTTTGTGGTAATAAAATGTTCAATTATGTATAAAAGTATTCATAGCTTTTATAAGATAGGCATGGCCACTTTACTATATGTTTTAATTGTGCACATTCTACTATATTTCTCCTTGACTCAGTCATTAAGCTACATTATTGAGGGGCGTGTTTGTTACCTTACAATGTGTGATCGGTCTTACCCAAAGAAGCTTGCTTTTCAATACCTGGAAGACCTCAAGAATGAGTTTGAGAGAGTCAACGGGAATCAGATCGAAACTGCCGCAAGACCTTATGCTTTTATCAAGTTTGGTAGAGTTTTCTCCTAGTGTAACAATCATTTACAATAACCCAATTATATCTGAATTTTGTTGTTTTATTGTTTTCTTGGTGTTGTATGTAGATACTTTCATACAGAAGACCAAGAAGCTTTATTTGGATACTCGCACCCAGCGAAATATTGCTAAGCTGAATGATGAACTCTATGAAGTCCACCAAATAATGACTCGCAACGTACAGGAGGTTCTTGGTGTTGGTGAAAAGTTAGAccgtaagtttttaaatttaattatttggtGTAGGTTTGCAAAGAATTTAGTGAAAAGTTGCTTACCCTGTGTTCATCACTAGTGTGATTGAGTTTTCTAACTTCGTATCACTGAATTTCCTCTTAAcaaatggaaaaataattttctttggaACCACAGTTCTCTTTAGAATCACACTTTTTGTTTCTCTTTCCTAAGGTTTAAGCTAGTCAAAGAGGTAGCTCCATCCTTAAGTGAACTACTAAACGCATGGAATTAGATACCATAACATTTTTGCAGTCTATTTCTGCATATTATTGCATTATGCAATAAAGCTGAAATTAATCAAGGAAATATGGGGCATTAtcagtaattttaaaaaatctattcaATTGCATTAAGGCATAGGCCACCAGAATCTTTGGCATATACCACAGCTGGTTTTCATTGTTGATTTTACAAATTTCAATTATGAACATTAAAATCCTTTCTACCCTTTTGGCCACAGAAATTAGTTCATGGCTAGTTCTTCAATTCTTACTAGACTAATTGAGCAAtgaccattattttgaaaatcTGATATGTGAAGCAGCGTCTCCATTCTATTTTCTTGGAATCTGTTAAACTCTATGTAAGACTATATTGTTGACAATATTTAAAtctgttaaataaattttttattactcAACTTGATTTTTGTTTATCTTTGAAATTTGTCATTTGAGAaactaatttttatatatatattttttaaatgaaaattatGGACTCTTTGCAGAGGTGAGTCAATTATCAAGCAGGTTGACATCTGAGTCTCGAATATATGCTGATAAGGCTAAAGATCTAAATCGACAGGTAAGATATAAAAAATCCTTGGGTGCCTTTTAGATGTGTAATTAATATGGTCAAAATCAATTATTACACCAATTGTATTTATTATTTTAGAAACATAACAAATAATTATGGCCATTAACTTATACATGTGGTTTATTGATTTTGTTCTATTTCATAATTAAATGCCATGTCGGTCACGTTTtacattatttttttcttttctgaaATTAATTTGTAGTGACTGCAAAATATAGTGACATGGACCTGCAGTATATACCTATGATGACTATTCTGTACAAAAAAAACTAACTAGTGACTAGAATTGTTACAACCCCTAAAAACTTAATGTAAACTTTTGTTTTGATCAAATTTGTTACAAATCTTGGGACATGTTTAGCAAGTAATCCTAGGATGTCTTGCTTACTTTTGTTTCTTCTTCATTGTTTTTTATATACATGTTTCTAAACTATCTTAACTACTAGTTTCAGACCTCAGCTTTTAGTAAACCAACACTAAAAATAGCAATTGTGAGGTAGATAAGCTAGCAGTTTCTTTTGTTTTACTTGCACCATTGATTTCTGCTGCATTGCCAAACTGTATTAGTAGGGCTTATCTTTCAAAACTGATAGCGCCTATTACTTGGCAACATATGTAAAACAAAAGAATGCTATACTTGAGTATCCAGAAGCACAGTAGCCATCATTGGCAACATATGTAGAACAAATTTTGTTATTCTTTTGGTGGTTTAGTCATGGTTGTTTTTATATTCTTGCAACTTAACAATGTTTTTGACGGTTTGATACTGGTGCTAACCTTCAAAATTTGTGGATTATTATTTAATCATCATTATTATACTCCATGTAGTTTGAAATCCACATACACTTCTTATTGAACGATCAGTAGGTCTATTAAGCTGGACGATGATAAGTGAGTACATCATGTTTATGTTGCAATGGTGGCATAACAGACCATACGACATGCCAATGTAAAACGGGTCATGTTGCTTATATGCTGACTTGACCCGACATGGCGTAGGCCATGCTTGGCATGACCCTCCCTAAAAGTGGATTGCGTTGTGTGCAATCTCCTGACTTACAGGTCGTCCCCGTAGGCCTGCTCGTGAACTTAGACAACCCACAAGCATTATTTTTAATTGTATACATATATTTTTTGCATGCCATTTTaattcctaaaataattttaaaaatatgaaatctTATTATTTGTTTTAATTCTTAAAAGTGAtaacaaatttttattttatttttcttgttttttatTAACATTCTTTATACCCCTGCGGCATTTTTCACATGATCATCAAGAGCAGGAGGTCCTGCTCAGAACTGCCCGTCGACACCCCTGCTACTAAACtacttttctttatgttttatgCTTTTGTTGCAATTTATCTGTGGCCTGAAAACGGGTGTAAGAATATATCGTAGATAATGTGTTCTCGTCCACTGAACTTTGAATCCTCATCCTTGCAGGCTTTGATTCGAAAATGGGCTCCTGTCGTCATTGTTCTTGGAGTAGTAATGTTTCTCTTTTTTATTAGAAAGAAGGTATGGTGAATCCAATGTTGAGATCCCATCTCATGTTGTCTCCATCATGTGCCAATTTTGTGGTTTTGCCCATATCAATATACCTTTAGAATATAACAAAAATGGAGATTGCTCAGGCCATATAACTGCAATTAGGTACACTCATCTCCCAGTGAGAACTATCATGTGTCAAATTCTACTGCAATATTAGTTccattttctaaaagttcttGGTTGGTACATGATCATtttctattttgttttatttttcaaatctgTGTTTAAATAAACTTGTATAAGCTTTGCCATTCCCTACACAGATTAGAAACTGTATCAATCATCTCTGCTTTATTTGTGTATAAGAATTCTTTGATTAAGGTTACAAGTAATTGTTGATGCTTGAGTCATTGACAAAAGTCTTCATCTTGTCTCTGCCTTGGTAAACTTGTATTTCAAATAAAATCCAAGACCAAGGAACACCAGGGTGGCCACCGCAACATTCATTAGCAGTTTCTTCCTCACCGGAGTTAGCTCCACCTCCCTGCCACCTGTGCCATGTGCCACCCCCTCACTCCGGCCATTGGTTTTCAAGCTTTCAAACTCTGCCTTGTCATAGCTGGGCTTCAAACTTTCCGATGGTGCTGACAGTGCCTTTTTCTTTTGACTATTTGTTTTGTCTGCCTTATTCTCCTTCCCTGTTGCATAGACACCTGCGGCAGTGGCGGAGTGCTTGTCGGTGGTGGTCGGTTTAGGTGCTGCCTCAATAACAGCAGAGACCAGCTTGGGGAAGAAGATATGGAGTGTATCGTTTTCGAACTTGGCATGCACCTTGTTAATGTCGCAGTTGGCTGGTATTTGGAGGTTTGTGGAGAATCGCCGCCATTGCTTGCCATCAGTGTCGAGCGGCCGCTCGCCGCTGGCACAGATGTTGCCTTGGGTATCTATCTCCACCTTGAGTTGCTCCTTCTTGAATCCTACAACCCCCAACATCAAATTTTTTATGTAACTGATAGGTCATGGTTTACAATCCAACGGTATTTGTTTTCAAAAGATAAAGAAGTTACAATTCGTTTGGTTTATTATTCCCTAGGATAATCGCAAAGAGAGAGCAAAGAACTTGCCGGGTACATGAATAAGAGCAACATCCAACTTTTCTCCGCGAATCCACTCAAGAAGGGGGTTGAAGTCCATGTACATGCGGGGAGGCATGGTTTTTGACTTGGCATCCATGGACGAGATGAACTACTGATGTTTACTGATATATAGTCTGTTTTTCGATAAAATGAGAAGGGATATGGATGAAGATGAAGACGACATTCCTTGTAATTAGTTTCTTATATATGCATTCATCGTGTTGATAACATTGCTTGGGATGGTGGATCTATCATTCAACAAGTGAATTGGATTTGTCTTTGGAATGAGGTATTCTCTGATGGTTTGTCATTCGACGTATACGTTCCTTGCCCTTGAATGGGAAAATTAAGAGGACAGAGATGCCTTCTTTACCTCgcactttttttttatttgaagagAGAACTGATACTTTACTTAATTAGACCTAATGTTCAAACTTAAATATCATTGcccaaaatttgagaaattaggCCCGTGCAAGCCATTTGATCTCTAtcttcttaaattaaaacttagtcTCCAAAGCTCAATTACCCTTGTTACGATTCAATTAGATAAAATCTACAATATCAATCATGACCAAATGATCAACTAACATGGTGCATTCAAAATACAATTATATGGCCCTTTGAATTTATAAATAGCTAGAAATAATAATTCACTAGATATCTCACTTTaactttttcttaaaaaaaaataatcaaacttTAGATtatgtaaaattattttatattgttaATATTTAATATGATACAATATAAAGCTTAGCACCTACTTACTAGCCTAGCGAGGAACCTTCCATTCACTTTCCTTTACCTTGGCTAAAAAGATATTGTGCACTCATTTTGATGCGTCTATGGAATGATTAATTGACCATCCTTAATAGTTGTTTGTGTAAAAATACACAGTGGATCGAATTTTTCACTCATGGAGCTATCAAGACCAATCTCGCAAAGGAGTGATAAATGCTTGGTCAAAATTCAAAAAGATGAAACGGGTCGAATCCTACCATTGCAATGGAAATTGAAACGAAGGTGGATGAGAGTGATTAAAGCATAAAGGAAGAGAAACTTGAGACaaagaaaagaggagaggaaCCAAAAGGTCGTGGACCCCCTTCCAAAATGAATGAGTAAAAATAAAGTTTTGGAACAATCATTTCCAATTTGATGTGCTCTTCGTTTTTTGCTACAGTGTTGTCTTGAATGATCATTTTCATTAATGGCTTTAGCACCAAAGTAGTTTGAATACATTAAAGCTTCTATTATTAACTTCTATTAGAATCACTAACTTCTATTTTTGTTATATCTTGAGAGTACTCAACCATACTAAGGTCAACTAGTCAATTAGAATCATCAAAATATATTCTTAGTTATTTGAGCTTTAATTTCTTGGGCTTTAAATGATCATGTGATATTCATCTCAAGTTTCTACTGACATGATAATTTTACCACCATATCAACTTCTAAACACGCTTTGACAGTAACTCTGTGTTTGTAGTTTGTGATTAGTGTGAAGTGTGAACTaatctaatcatatatatatatatatattagctcTACCAACTTTTACATGGAATCTTGTCTCCACCTTAATTCGCAAGTGGTGAGCCTTGTGCTTTCTTTCAGCATCATTCTGACTCAGTGAGACAGAGAAAACTCATGCTTACACACATGCATCAtgcatgagaaaaaaaaaacagagagagGAAGAACTTAGAGAGATGGGCACGTAGTaaacatatataatatatatcaaTGATCAGTAAGGTTCTAACTAGTGTTGATGCAATActgaatattaattagattctgtatTAATTTGGCTCTGAGAGTTTTGATTTAAAGATTTTGGTCGGTGAATCTTTTCCTTTTTCACTTTGCTTTATGAATCTCCCAACCCACCTTCAAGGCCTCAGCTATCACTTCCTCCTTTTTGTATAATTAAAACCCATATTACTACACGCAGCCTAATTCTCGAGTGCCTGTAAAAGCTAGCTAAGCAAAGGTAGTGGAAGACAATTtattatgttttaaatttaattaattagttttggCCATAACTTTTATTTTATGACTTCTCTGTCATCTCCATATGAGGCAGAGGTAGTGCCTCAGTGCAGCTGCAGCCATATGACTTCTCTGTCATCTCCATTCGCATGCTTTTCTACCCTCTATATATAATTTACTCTCTATCTCCCATTCTTTATGTAGCCTCTTCAATTCTTCCTTACACAATTTTTTGAGCTTCCATTGATTATTTTGAGggagagagagagtgagagaaGTGGAAGTGGGTGTTTGGAATGAAGCTTGATTCAAGATCTTTTCAAGAAAAACAGAAAATCATAGAAGGATATGAGTTTGGTTTTGGCCTGAAGATCTCGGACCAGGCTTCATTCCTCACACCTTAATTCCAGAACATATATCAACTAAATAAGGCTGAATCTGAAACAGGTAAATAGTTATGGTCACTTGTTTTCTTATTCTCAGATATTAATTAGAAACGAACCACTTGTTTTGCTGTTGTTTTTGTTATGTTTTGAGTTTATCTTGAAAAAGTTATATACGGGATTATTATGTGAAAGTTAACTTGTTTGTTTTTGTTATATATAATTGAACTCATCTCTACAAAAATTCTATATGCAAATTTGAAGAATAAATAACAAACTAGGGTTTCTAGTTCATACTGTAATTTattgagagagagtgtgtgtgtgagagagtgGGTGTTTGGAATGAAGTTTGATTCAAGATCTTCTcaagcaaaaagaaaaaaaaaattaaagaaggaTTTGAGTTTATTTAAGATCTTGGATCAAGCTTCATTCCTCACACTTTACTTCTGGAATATATATCAACTAATTAAGGCTGAATCTGCAATAGGTAAATTAGTTATGGTCACTTGTTTTCTTCTCGGATTAAATTTAAACAAAGCActtgttttactctttcttaTTAGTTTGATACATAGATTATTATGtgaaagttaagttgttttgtttttgttacaTATAATTGAGCTTATCTCTACAAAAAGTCTGTATGCAAATTTGAAGAGTAAATAAAAAACTAGGGTTTTCTAATTCATACTGTAATTTATTGTTCTGACTTCTGATCACTTTGATACACTATTATGTGAAAGTTCATCATATTTGTTGCTTTAGAAAAAGGAAAACAGATTGCAGAGAAAtcatttgttttattttcttaGATTTAAATGTGATCTTATATCTACAAAAAAATTTACATGTATTGCAaatttgaaggaaaaaaaaaagaagttcaTATGGCAAGATTGTTCTGATAATTTTTTAGTTTATGTTTGAGCTTGTCTCTACGAAAATATAATATTCAAGTAATTTGAATGGtaaaatagaaaacttaagtttGTTTTGATCAGTTTGATAGATTATTTAATGTTCATCttacaatgttaaaaaatatttttagagaaaaaaataattaattttgtaagggatatcaAATTGATTTCATGCAGATTAGTTGAATATTTGCCTTGTTTTATCAAGAAATTAGGTctcatttaatatttttttaaatccaAACGTATGATATGTTAATTAATAAGATCAAATTTATGATACTTTGCAACACAATGGATCTAGAAAGAATATAATTAATCAGCAATAGGAttctagagaaaaaaaaataattaatagaaGTTTAACTAGAGTAAAATGAGAGATAAATAATGTTAGTTttcttaaataataattatttttcaaaatttctattGTTCCCCTTTTTATCTATCATATAAACTTGTTACTGTGAACAATTAGAGATTAATTATTGGGCAGATTGAAAAATGTATAACTGAGCAAGCAGTTAAACAACAGACAAAATTAGATAAACATGAAAGGCATTtggtttgtttgtatttttatttttattttcagaaaatcattttttttctttttttttttgaaaaatgattttttcacattttctattttcttagaaaaccctcttttttttttctaaaaaatgaacGTGAACGTATATCTCATtttctcaaaaaataaaaatagaaaacaatataaaaaatataaactaaatgctccctaaatttttttaatttattataatgcTCAGTGCAAATTAATTATACACTAATTGATTACTTATACATTGCACAGAGataaaataataagtttttttttttgaaaaaaagtaTTAGAACGTCCAATAAATTCTAGTAAATTGAAATGAAATTTAAGTATGTATACACGtgtaaaattcaattaaatcgaAGATCATGATGACCCATGTATCAGTTTCTAATCCTTCACCATGAATACTGATAATTGTTTTAATGAAATgattattctaataaattttcctcctcgttaattatttaatttagtctctaattttaatttaataaattgaatTGGCCAATCTAACTCGAGTTCAAGTCaacggccatattaaattaaaatattttatcattaAACACCTTTAaagtttaatatattttttttgttgtgtGTATAAATACATAATCcatgttgatcctgtccgaaggcgcAAAGTCGGAAAGTCGGGGAGATGATAATTTCGCTGATTAGATAAAGATCTCGCTCTAtgcaaaacaaaatcaaaattagGAAAGAGGTCTCTGACGTtggtcctccgacactcaagtcggAGTCAGGAGAGGGAAATAGTGAGTACTAAGGATAAAAATTTTCTTGCCTTTTTTATACCTGGCGCGCCCTTTTTATACCTTTTCTGGTGACCCTCCATCTTTttctatttaatgatattaattaccgaCAGAGGATATTTTTGTATTGATATTTTCTTATTTAATGATAgattaagtattttatttgattttctctttcccttattaattatctattttattgctttattaaGCATATAATGCCAATGTCATTCTTCGAGTCGAATGAGTGGCCCACTCGACTCAGGATCCCTGTCCGCGTAGCTTGTTCTCCTTCTGACTGGACTAATTATACTTTGTTTACTCGGATGGCCAATCAGACAACGATCCCTCCGATCGGCCGATGAACCTCTTCCCGCTCGGATGCCATAGATCCTTGCTTAAGCCCTGgtattgaccgtcttgactttgacctacaccgtGGCAATTGACTCGTGCTAGGTAGGCTCTTTcttatcgccgcatcacaagctaagtctctccttcaagtctagtcgaaggaggttgcaagtccgatTGACTGAACAAAATGTGTCTTTGGTGGCTATGAAGCTCGTCCGGGACAAATGTCATAGTGTCCGATCAGACTATAATTTGTAACCACTGACTGACCCATAAATCAACGCCACTCAGCTGTATTTTGTTGTTGTCGAATTCATTCCAGTGGCTCGTTCCTTGCGCCGATCGGGAAGATGAGCAGCAATACTTGGCCAACTTGTCTTATACTGTGTTTCTTAGGGTGAGTCCGGTCGCAACTGACgtcatccaaatttcttgaagACCATGCAAATCCTTGCTAATTATGGTTGAGCACACGGTCATGCccttttaattaagttcattaaatgCTATCTGGTGCTCGCAGGACATGTGTCCTTTACTGCCGCCGCATGCTTGATGTGACAGGCGAATATTCGCTTGTGACGAGACGTGTGTCATTTTAAAATCAACGGTTGGATCCACTTCTAGGTTTATGTAACCttggatcggacggctgaggaCGATCGACCGCgaggtttataagcctcgcgTGCTTCACTGTCTTCCTCACTTTGCGTCTTCGTCTTTGTTGGTGAGCATCTTAGCGACACTGCGTCCTTCACCTTTTCAATCAATCTCAGCGATTTCTCTAGTAAGCTCTCATTTCCTTTCAACCGAATCTGTATTGTTCTTTCTTAGTGTCCTCTCTTTCAGTCGAGTTTCTTCGCGGTTTCTCGTTGATTTTTAGTTTCAATGGCAAGCTCTTCTCAACCTCCTGTCTCCGTCTCTCGACTCTGGTATACGTCCACTGAGTCAAGGTTCGACGGAGGCGATGCTGAGAGTTTGAGAGTTGCTTTTGAGATCCATCCATTATCAAATTGGCCTTCCTTCGGCTTTTGACCACCCGAACGAGCCGCCTCCGAGTTTTGTGTGcttctttagggaccaatttactGCCGGTCTACGGTTCtcgatccaccctttcttctctgtcgtttgtaaatattttcgcatTCCTCTCCATCAACTAGTATCGAACTCCTTTTGGCTGCTGTGCGGGGTCGTCGTTTTGTTCCGGCTGCACATCATTTACCTTACTTCTCggctcttccactatttctattatcccaaattgtCCAAGCCGGGGcttttctcttccaagcccgagtggacctagtcttctttgacaagatgtcgtcctccaacaagcattgaaaGAACTACTACTTTTTCGTTCACTTTCCTGAGCGGTCGAATTTCCCGACTAGATGACAATTAGAGGCGCCAAACCTTCCAGAGTTCAAGAAATACAAGAGTCACTCGGATTACCTTCATGCAGCTTCCAGTTTGGCCGGTTAGAAATACCACATACACAAATTGctgctggagggtgtcctctatGTGTTCGGCCTGAGCCTGATCCGCACAAGACTTtcgaccagcctaggtatgctcctTCTTGATctaacttttgaatctaactgatttcttcttttcttttatagctcaAGTCATGCTGCATGCATGTCTGGCCAACAAAGCCAAACTTGTGGACGTAGAGATCAATGTTGCGGTCGTGGCTGAGTTAGAGAGCAGTAGTTTGCAGCCGATCGACTCTCAAGAAGATCCGCTCGGAGAGAGAGTAGGAGCCACAGCTCAAGGGAGCGAAGGAGTAGCCAACCATATAGTCTGCGATGTAGTGGTTATTGCAGCGAATCCCCCACCCGGGCAGCTCTTGGCAATTCTAGTTGTCGAGGCCTCAGAATCGGCTTCTTCAGGGGAGCCTTTGATAAGCCAAAAAAGACGCCGCATGGAGATAGCTACTCAGGCGACAACCTCTGCTACATAAACTCAAACAAGGACAAGTCCATGTTTGCTCAAACAAGGACTGCCAAAGACTCAGAAGTCGCGCATCCGTCCAGTGTCAACATCTCAGTTGAGTGGTAGAGCAACCTCGACCTCGTCTGCTCTAAGTGGCCAGTGCCATATAACGGTGGTTATCTATCTACCAATAGATGAATAGCGTGACTCAGACAACGCTGGAGCCCGAACCCCAGAGCACCAGATAATTATCTAGGGTTCGCTTGCATAGATATGGGCCGATGCACGGGCCTGTACGACGGTCATGCCTCCAGGGACACTTGCCGATAGTCATACCCAGATGTTCACTGGGTAAGTATTTTATATGTTACTATTTGTCGCTGATCAACCCTAAGAACTTTTTGCTTCCTCGTAGTATTGGGTAGACAGCCTAGCCATGTGTCAAAGGCTGACATTTTTGGAGTAAGAAGTCAAGCAACACGGGCCCCGAGCGGCCAATCATCTGCTTCCTAGGTGTAGCTGGAGCAGATGAGTGCTGAGGTGGCTCAACTAAGAGTCGATTTGAGTGCGAGCGTTGAGCAACTGGAGGCGAAGAAGAGCAAAGGAGCCAAGCAGGCTGACCAATTGGCTCGGCTTGATAAACAAGTCGTCTCCTTCGAGTCCAAGTTTAATTTGGAGAACACCAGGAAGCTCCGAGCCATCGAGGACTTGCAGATCAAAAATAAGGAGTTTCGGGTGTTGGCCCAAAATCTAAAGGACACTGAGGCCACTTTGAAGGTCGAGTGAGATGGACAATTGGCCGACCAAACCACAGCGAAGACCCAACTCGTCGAAAAAGATGAAGAGCTGGTCAAGTTGAAGGAATAGCTGAAAGCTTCCCGCGCAACTTTAGAGACTTACCAAGGAGTCAAGTCAAGCAGGTTTGATTTTATGAAGCAAGCCTACATCCACTTGGATGTTTTTAATAAGAAGGTCGCCAATCGAGCACTTCGCCTTTTCGACCTGGTTATCGACGGGACACTTGATCAACTCAAAGAGGGTGGCTACCTCCCCTCTGTCCTAACAAACAAGGTCATCAGTCGGGACAAGCTGACTGAGTCACTACCCGACGATATTTTAGATTTTTTGGAGTGAGTTGCTTCTATAAAATTGTCTTGAAGTATCAATGAATGTGTGTCCGTACAGTGAACTGCTATTTTTCTTTGTCTCCTTTCTGGCCATTCAACTTTTTCTACTTGTATTTATATCAAGTATTGTCGCGTAAACTGCAAGTGTGGCCTCATGGTTCTTCGATCGACAACGGGTTATCTATTTTCTTAGGTGATCAATCAGTTCTGGTTTTAAGGTCTTCGCTCGACCATTTTATggcgtagacaagggtttaaggtcgtcgctcgaccgtcggtgaagacaaggtttaaggtcgccgctcgaccgtcggtgaagacatgagtttaaggttgtcactcgaccgttggtgaagacatgggtttaaggtcgtcgctcgaccgtcagtgaagacaagagtttaaggtcgtcgttcgaccgttggtgaagacatgggtttaagatcGCCACTCGATCAtcggtgaagacaagggtttaaggtcgctgcttgaccgtcggtgaagacatgagtttaaggtcgtcactcgaccgttaGTGAAGACaatggtttaaggtcgccgctcgaccgttggtgagaGGAAAACTTCGATTTTATTCTTGTTTGTCCTGCATACAGAAGGCAAATACACATACATCTTCACTTGCTCACGCACCTCTCATCCGGGCCTATAGGATTGGaggtgattcgcgctccacgATCGCTCAAGCCGTCtgccgtcttcatcctccaagtagtaggcctcCGAACGAAGTTTCTGTACGACCTTGTAAGGAACCCATGGAGCTTCGAATTTAGTGACGTCATCGTCCGAcctttttattcttatcaaaagataaacatctcccactgtaacaactaccacttttacagtagtgcccatgtggacgatgatttacctttcatttagttgtcgggtttcctag
This window contains:
- the LOC122033516 gene encoding 25.3 kDa vesicle transport protein-like isoform X2, with protein sequence MPFRGSVSLAASSSSRCSASPSERSNSCRRWTPTRFAAVFSSSSPTSFFLAECAPSLFCLPFSRVKMVKLTMIARVTDGLPLAEGLDDGRDQKDADFYKQQAKLLFKNLSKGHYEASRMSIETGPYFFHYIIEGRVCYLTMCDRSYPKKLAFQYLEDLKNEFERVNGNQIETAARPYAFIKFDTFIQKTKKLYLDTRTQRNIAKLNDELYEVHQIMTRNVQEVLGVGEKLDQVSQLSSRLTSESRIYADKAKDLNRQALIRKWAPVVIVLGVVMFLFFIRKKVW
- the LOC122033517 gene encoding inactive protein RESTRICTED TEV MOVEMENT 2-like — translated: MDAKSKTMPPRMYMDFNPLLEWIRGEKLDVALIHVPGFKKEQLKVEIDTQGNICASGERPLDTDGKQWRRFSTNLQIPANCDINKVHAKFENDTLHIFFPKLVSAVIEAAPKPTTTDKHSATAAGVYATGKENKADKTNSQKKKALSAPSESLKPSYDKAEFESLKTNGRSEGVAHGTGGREVELTPVRKKLLMNVAVATLVFLGLGFYLKYKFTKAETR
- the LOC122033516 gene encoding 25.3 kDa vesicle transport protein-like isoform X1; the encoded protein is MPFRGSVSLAASSSSRCSASPSERSNSCRRWTPTRFAAVFSSSSPTSFFLAECAPSLFCLPFSRVKMVKLTMIARVTDGLPLAEGLDDGRDQKDADFYKQQAKLLFKNLSKGHYEASRMSIETGPYFFHYIIEGRVCYLTMCDRSYPKKLAFQYLEDLKNEFERVNGNQIETAARPYAFIKFDTFIQKTKKLYLDTRTQRNIAKLNDELYEVHQIMTRNVQEVLGVGEKLDQVSQLSSRLTSESRIYADKAKDLNRQALIRKWAPVVIVLGVVMFLFFIRKKTKEHQGGHRNIH